From one Mustela nigripes isolate SB6536 chromosome 16, MUSNIG.SB6536, whole genome shotgun sequence genomic stretch:
- the ATP5MC1 gene encoding ATP synthase F(0) complex subunit C1, mitochondrial, which translates to MQTTGALLISPALIRCCTRDLIRPVSASLLSRPDIPAKQPSYSSNSPLQVARREFQTSVVSRDIDTAAKFIGAGAATVGVAGSGAGIGTVFGSLIIGYARNPSLKQQLFSYAILGFALSEAMGLFCLMVAFLILFAM; encoded by the exons ATGCAGACCACCGGGGCACTACTCATTTCTCCGGCTCTG ATTCGCTGTTGTACCAGGGATCTAATCAGGCCTGTGTCTGCCTCCCTCTTGAGTAGGCCAGACATCCCAGCTAAACAG CCATCCTATAGCAGCAACTCCCCGCTCCAGGTGGCCCGACGGGAGTTCCAGACCAGTGTTGTCTCCCGGGACATTGATACAGCAGCCAAGTTTATTGGCGCTGGGGCTGCCACAGTTGGTGTGGCTGGTTCAGGGGCTGGCATTGGAACAGTGTTTGGCAGCTTGATCATTGGCTATGCCAG GAACCCGTCTCTCAAGCAGCAGCTCTTCTCCTATGCCATTCTGGGCTTTGCCCTGTCTGAGGCCATGGGGCTCTTCTGTTTGATGGTCGCCTTCCTCATCCTCTTCGCCATGTGA
- the UBE2Z gene encoding ubiquitin-conjugating enzyme E2 Z, with the protein MAESPTEEAATATATAGAGAAGPGASGVAGVVGVSGSGFGPPFLPDVWAAAAAAGGAGGPGSGLAPLPGLPPSAAAHGAALLSHWDPTLSSDWDGERTAPQCLLRIKRDIMSIYKEPPPGMFVVPDTVDMTKIHALITGPFDTPYEGGFFLFVFRCPPDYPIHPPRVKLMTTGNNTVRFNPNFYRNGKVCLSILGTWTGPAWSPAQSISSVLISIQSLMTENPYHNEPGFEQERHPGDSKNYNECIRHETIRVAVCDMMEGKCPCPEPLRGVMEKSFLEYYDFYEVACKDRLHLQGQTMQDPFGEKRGHFDYQSLLMRLGLIRQKVLERLHNENAEMDSDSSSSGTETDLHGSLRV; encoded by the exons ATGGCGGAGAGTCCAACTGAGGAGGCGGCGACGGCGACGGCGACGGCGGGCGCCGGGGCGGCGGGCCCCGGGGCGAGCGGCGTCGCCGGTGTTGTTGGCGTTAGCGGCAGCGGGTTCGGGCCGCCTTTCCTGCCGGATGtgtgggcggcggcggcggctgcgggcggggccggggggccgGGGAGCGGCCTGGCTCCGCTGCCCGGGCTCCCGCCCTCGGCCGCTGCCCACGGGGCCGCGCTGCTTAGCCACTGGGACCCCACACTCAGCTCCGACTGGGACGGCGAACGAACCGCGCCGCAGTGTCTACTTCGGATCAAGCG GGATATCATGTCCATTTATAAGGAGCCTCCTCCAGGAATGTTCGTCGTACCTGATACTGTTGACATGACTAAG ATTCATGCATTGATCACAGGCCCATTTGACACCCCTTATGAAGGGGGTTTCTTCCTGTTCGTGTTTCGGTGTCCGCCCGACTATCCCATCCACCCGCCTCGGGTCAAACTGATGACAACAGGCAATAACACAGTGAGGTTTAACCCCAACTTCTACCGCAATGGGAAAGTCTGCTTGAGTATTCTAGG TACGTGGACTGGCCCCGCCTGGAGCCCAGCCCAGAGCATCTCCTCCGTGCTGATCTCCATCCAGTCCCTAATGACTGAGAACCCCTATCACAATGAGCCTGGCTTTGAGCAG GAGAGACATCCAGGAGACAGCAAAAATTACAATGAATGTATCCGGCATGAGACCATCAGAGTGGCAGTCTGTGACATGATGGAAGGAAAGTGTCCCTGTCCTGAGCCCTTACG AGGGGTGATGGAGAAGTCCTTCCTGGAGTATTACGACTTCTATGAGGTGGCTTGCAAAGATCGCCTGCACCTTCAAGGCCAGACAATGCAG GACCCTTTTGGAGAGAAGCGTGGCCACTTTGACTACCAGTCCCTCTTGATGCGCCTGGGACTGATTCGTCAGAAAGTGCTGGAGAGGCTCCATAATGAGAACGCCGAAATGGACTCTGATAGCAGTTCGTCTGGGACAGAGACAGACCTGCACGGGAGCCTGAGGGTTTAG
- the SNF8 gene encoding vacuolar-sorting protein SNF8, with the protein MHRRGVGAGAIAKKKLAEAKYKERGTVLAEDQLAQMSKQLDMFKSNLEEFASKHKQEIRKNPEFRVQFQDMCATIGVDPLASGKGFWSEMLGVGDFYYELGVQIIEVCLALKHRNGGLITLEELHQQVLKGRGKFAQDVSQDDLIRAIKKLKALGTGFGIIPVGGTYLIQSVPAELNMDHTVVLQLAEKNGYVTVSDIKASLKWETERARQVLEHLLKEGLAWLDLQAPGEARYWLPALFTDLYAQEITAEEAREALP; encoded by the exons ATGCATCGCCGCGGGGTGGGAGCGGGCGCCATCGCCAAGAAGAAGCTTGCCGAG GCCAAGTATAAGGAGCGAGGCACTGTCTTGGCGGAAGACCAGCTGGCCCAG ATGTCGAAGCAGTTGGACATGTTCAAGAGCAACCTGGAGGAATTCGccagcaagcacaagcaggagatcCGGAAGAATCCCGAGTTCCGGGTGCAGTTCCAGGACATGTGCGCCACCATCGGGGTGGACCCACTGGCCT ctgGAAAAGGATTTTGGTCTGAGATGCTAGGCGTGGGGGATTTCTATTACGAGCTGGGGGTCCAAATTATTGAGGTGTGCCTGGCCTTGAAGCACCGGAATGGAG GCCTGATAACCCTCGAGGAGCTGCACCAGCAGGTGTTGAAAGGAAGGGGCAAGTTCGCGCAGGACGTCAGCCA AGATGACCTGATCAGGGCCATCAAGAAACTGAAGGCGCTGGGCACTGGCTTCGGCATCATCCCCGTGGGCGGCACCTACCTCATTCAGTCCGTCCCGGCTGAGCTCAACATGGACCACACCGTGGTGCTGCAGCTGGCAGAG AAAAACGGCTACGTGACTGTCAGTGATATCAAAGCCAGTCTTAAATGGGAGACCGAGCGAGCGCGTCAAGTGCTG GAACACCTGCTGAAGGAAGGGCTGGCCTGGCTGGACCTACAGGCCCCAGGGGAGGCCCGCTACTGGCTGCCGGCTCTCTTCACTGACCTCTACGCCCAGGAGATTACAGCCGAGGAGGCCAGAGAAGCCCTCCCTTGA